One genomic window of Solanum stenotomum isolate F172 chromosome 9, ASM1918654v1, whole genome shotgun sequence includes the following:
- the LOC125876014 gene encoding uncharacterized protein LOC125876014, whose protein sequence is MWRLLVSIRQNLQNMGKSPKVADENMTNICRGENNRSTRQHNWTGFSIICGVLRAPLALFSCLNHPRLNGTDGVWVSGEFSQISEMNHLMVSDSMRYAILM, encoded by the coding sequence atgtGGAGGTTATTAGTATCAATAAGgcaaaatttacaaaatatggGAAAAAGTCCAAAAGTAGCTGAtgaaaatatgacaaatatttGTAGAGGTGAAAATAATAGATCAACAAGGCAACATAATTGGACCGGGTTTTCGATCATTTGTGGCGTTTTGCGCGCTCCATTAGCCTTATTTTCGTGCTTAAATCATCCTCGACTCAATGGAACGGATGGAGTTTGGGTTTCTGGTGAATTTTCACAAATTTCTGAAATGAATCATCTTATGGTTAGTGATAGTATGCGTTATGCAATATTgatgtga